From the genome of Arthrobacter alpinus, one region includes:
- a CDS encoding tyrosine-type recombinase/integrase, with translation MTATNAPLRATNTHPWDMRFIGSQCLNDGKDAIQQQEQCKGPGERCPHTGAAEVLLLRGYGHGPGHHLVLATVASIFTPAAKPSFEETIVAAEHGRPITPYTFETRFRDARATVDGLPDGFRCHDLRHCFASLLISEGLDVKVVQALLRHASAKTTLDTYSHMWPDNDGASRTAVAGVLAARKKSLGGQEKKSVS, from the coding sequence GTGACGGCAACGAATGCCCCGTTGAGGGCCACGAACACCCACCCCTGGGATATGCGCTTCATAGGGTCGCAGTGTCTCAACGACGGCAAGGACGCCATTCAGCAGCAGGAACAGTGCAAGGGCCCCGGCGAACGCTGTCCGCACACTGGCGCTGCGGAGGTTCTGCTCCTGCGTGGATACGGCCACGGGCCGGGCCATCACTTGGTACTTGCCACGGTCGCGTCAATCTTCACACCAGCAGCGAAGCCGTCCTTTGAGGAAACGATAGTCGCCGCAGAACATGGCCGACCCATCACCCCCTACACGTTCGAAACTCGATTCCGAGACGCTAGGGCAACCGTCGATGGTCTGCCGGATGGTTTTCGTTGCCATGATTTGCGGCACTGCTTTGCATCGCTGCTGATCTCTGAAGGCTTGGACGTAAAAGTCGTCCAGGCACTGTTGAGGCATGCATCAGCCAAGACCACGCTCGACACTTACAGCCACATGTGGCCCGACAACGACGGGGCTTCAAGGACTGCAGTTGCCGGCGTTCTCGCGGCCCGAAAAAAGTCACTTGGCGGACAGGAAAAGAAGTCGGTCTCATGA